One window from the genome of Variovorax sp. PAMC26660 encodes:
- a CDS encoding branched-chain amino acid transaminase, whose translation MSSIPPSLDDRDGKIWMDGELVDWRDAKIHVLSHTLHYGCGAFEGVRAYKTADGGTSIFRLAEHTERLFNSAKILRMKIPFTHEQLNEAQKQVVRENKLESCYLRPLIWIGSEKLGVSPKGNKIHAMVAAWSWGAYLGEEGMKRGIRVKTSSYTRHHVNITMTQAKTVSNYTNSILANMEALDDGYDEALLLDASGFVSEGAGENIFVVKGGVVYTPDLSAGALNGITRNTILHICKDLGLELVQKRITRDEVYIADEAFFTGTAAEVTPIRELDRIEIGNRGDGGSRGPITEKIQSAFFDIVNGKNPKYAHWLTKV comes from the coding sequence ATGAGCTCGATCCCCCCCTCGCTGGACGACCGTGACGGCAAGATCTGGATGGATGGCGAACTCGTGGACTGGCGCGACGCCAAGATCCACGTGCTCAGCCACACGCTGCATTACGGCTGCGGCGCCTTCGAGGGCGTACGCGCCTACAAGACAGCGGACGGCGGCACGTCCATCTTTCGCCTGGCCGAGCACACCGAGCGCCTGTTCAACAGCGCCAAGATCCTGCGCATGAAGATCCCCTTCACGCACGAACAGCTCAACGAAGCCCAGAAACAGGTGGTTCGCGAGAACAAGCTCGAAAGCTGCTACCTGCGCCCCCTCATCTGGATCGGCTCTGAAAAGCTGGGCGTGAGCCCCAAGGGCAACAAGATCCACGCCATGGTCGCGGCCTGGTCCTGGGGCGCCTACCTGGGCGAAGAAGGCATGAAGCGCGGCATCCGCGTGAAGACGTCCAGTTACACCCGCCACCACGTCAACATCACGATGACGCAGGCCAAGACGGTGAGCAACTACACCAACTCGATCCTGGCCAACATGGAAGCGCTGGACGACGGCTACGACGAAGCGCTGCTGCTCGACGCGAGCGGCTTCGTCTCCGAAGGTGCGGGCGAGAACATCTTCGTGGTCAAGGGCGGCGTGGTCTACACGCCCGACCTGTCGGCCGGCGCCCTGAACGGCATCACGCGCAACACCATCCTGCACATCTGCAAGGACCTGGGGCTCGAGCTCGTGCAAAAGCGCATCACACGCGACGAGGTCTACATCGCCGACGAGGCCTTCTTCACCGGCACCGCCGCTGAAGTAACGCCCATCCGCGAACTCGACCGCATCGAGATCGGCAACCGGGGCGATGGCGGCTCGCGCGGCCCGATCACCGAAAAAATCCAGTCTGCCTTCTTCGACATCGTGAACGGCAAGAATCCCAAGTACGCCCACTGGCTCACGAAAGTCTGA
- a CDS encoding zinc-finger domain-containing protein — protein MSTNAVVELLAKELNHQGGVFCPNPKADMQLWDNHPKVYLDVARTGEAKCPYCGTLYRLKAGETVSARH, from the coding sequence ATGTCTACCAATGCAGTCGTCGAACTCCTGGCCAAGGAGCTCAACCATCAGGGCGGCGTGTTCTGCCCCAACCCCAAGGCGGACATGCAGCTCTGGGACAACCACCCGAAGGTTTACCTGGACGTGGCGCGCACCGGCGAAGCCAAGTGCCCGTACTGCGGCACCTTGTACCGGCTGAAGGCCGGCGAAACGGTTTCGGCGCGGCATTGA
- a CDS encoding response regulator transcription factor has protein sequence MKRMSTPQLLMIEDDARLAQMVGEYLTQSGFAFNHAGDGSSGLEQLQQHAPDLVILDLMLPDTDGLEVCRRIRALPGPISKVSVLMLTAKGDPMDRIIGLEIGADDYLPKPFEPRELLARIRAVLRRRSETTTESEASTVMRFGTLEIDRNARTVSVAGALADLTSYQFDLLVAMAERAGRVLTRDQIMEAVRGRELEAFDRSIDVHMGRIRAAIEVDAKNPKRILTVRGVGYVFAKQQD, from the coding sequence ATGAAGCGCATGAGCACCCCCCAACTCCTGATGATCGAAGACGACGCCCGCCTGGCGCAGATGGTGGGCGAATACCTGACGCAGTCAGGCTTCGCCTTCAACCATGCCGGTGACGGCAGCAGCGGCCTGGAGCAACTGCAGCAGCACGCGCCCGACCTCGTGATCCTCGACCTGATGCTGCCCGACACCGACGGGCTCGAAGTCTGCCGCCGCATCCGCGCGCTGCCCGGCCCCATCTCCAAGGTGTCGGTGCTGATGCTCACGGCCAAGGGCGATCCGATGGACCGCATCATCGGCCTGGAAATCGGCGCCGACGACTACCTGCCCAAGCCCTTCGAGCCGCGCGAGTTGCTGGCGCGCATTCGCGCCGTGCTGCGCCGGCGCAGCGAGACCACCACCGAATCCGAGGCCTCCACGGTGATGCGCTTCGGCACGCTGGAGATCGACCGCAATGCGCGCACCGTGTCGGTGGCCGGCGCGCTGGCCGACCTCACCTCCTACCAGTTCGACCTGCTGGTGGCGATGGCCGAGCGCGCGGGCCGCGTGCTCACGCGCGACCAGATCATGGAAGCCGTGCGTGGCCGCGAGCTGGAAGCCTTCGACCGTTCGATCGACGTGCACATGGGCCGCATCCGCGCCGCCATCGAGGTCGATGCGAAGAACCCGAAGCGCATCCTGACGGTGCGCGGCGTGGGCTACGTCTTCGCCAAGCAGCAAGACTGA
- a CDS encoding ATP-binding protein: MLKNLYSRHLYVRIWLAVVGGVVILTLMANWIVREAAQAERERLITVPREVTVLDAQDKPIGTGQAMRVPGKGWEFDVTLSDGKVITLQMAPRTRPTGASDFAPWRTPFGLGWMIALVGVAVALAVYPIVRRITQRLESLQRGVQRWGEGDLSVRVTEEGQDEVADLSKRFNASAERIEQLVRSHKSLLANASHELRSPLTRIRMGLELMGERPSPAARDEISRNIGELDQLIDEILLASRLDASEADLGTIEAVDLTGLAAEECSQVNAELDLAEGTDNAALTVPGVSRLLRRAIRNLLENARRYGAGEIAVELGSANGFATVRVNDRGPGVPPALRDRIFEPFYRLPGASERNGGVGLGLSLVKSIAERHGGSVHCEDRPGGGASFVIRLPVARGH; encoded by the coding sequence ATGCTGAAAAACCTCTACTCCCGCCACCTCTACGTCCGCATCTGGCTCGCGGTGGTGGGCGGTGTGGTCATCCTCACGCTGATGGCCAACTGGATCGTGCGCGAGGCGGCGCAGGCCGAGCGCGAGCGGCTGATCACGGTGCCGCGCGAAGTGACAGTGCTGGACGCGCAGGACAAGCCGATCGGCACCGGCCAGGCCATGCGCGTGCCGGGCAAGGGCTGGGAGTTCGACGTGACGCTCAGCGACGGCAAGGTCATCACGCTGCAGATGGCGCCGCGCACCCGGCCCACGGGTGCGTCCGACTTCGCGCCGTGGCGCACGCCCTTCGGGCTGGGCTGGATGATCGCGCTGGTGGGTGTGGCGGTGGCGCTGGCCGTCTACCCGATCGTGCGGCGCATCACGCAGCGGCTGGAATCGCTGCAGCGCGGCGTGCAACGTTGGGGCGAAGGCGATCTCTCGGTGCGCGTGACCGAAGAAGGGCAGGACGAAGTGGCTGATCTCTCCAAACGATTCAACGCGTCGGCCGAGCGCATCGAACAACTGGTGCGTTCGCACAAGTCGCTGCTGGCCAATGCGTCGCACGAACTGCGCTCGCCGCTCACCCGCATCCGCATGGGCCTGGAGCTGATGGGTGAACGCCCGAGCCCGGCCGCACGCGACGAAATCTCGCGCAACATCGGCGAGCTGGACCAACTGATCGACGAGATCCTGCTGGCCAGCCGACTCGATGCCAGCGAAGCCGACCTGGGCACCATCGAGGCGGTCGACCTGACAGGCCTTGCGGCCGAAGAGTGTTCGCAAGTGAACGCCGAGCTTGATCTTGCCGAAGGCACCGACAACGCGGCCCTTACCGTGCCCGGCGTGTCGCGCCTGCTGCGCCGCGCGATCCGCAACCTGCTCGAAAACGCCCGCCGCTACGGCGCCGGCGAAATCGCGGTGGAGCTGGGCAGCGCCAATGGCTTCGCCACCGTGCGCGTCAACGACCGGGGGCCGGGCGTGCCGCCTGCGCTGCGCGACCGCATCTTCGAGCCCTTCTATCGCCTGCCCGGCGCCAGCGAGCGCAATGGCGGCGTCGGCCTGGGGTTGTCGCTGGTGAAGTCGATCGCCGAACGCCACGGCGGCTCGGTGCATTGCGAAGACCGGCCGGGCGGCGGCGCAAGCTTCGTGATTCGCCTGCCGGTTGCACGCGGGCACTGA
- a CDS encoding O-antigen ligase family protein: MQRSHIVRPAAMFWGLVVFMPVGVTYLSAILLLLTLMLAGDTRERITRLRANPLWWPVMAYLAWTLLVLAFGRHYPETGSNLFHGVRIGLTILMAMALTREEAIWALRGFLLIAALNILLIVLYYAIGFPIWSPLRAVVMEVGNKSISNALLFSVVASTAAVWGIAQIAAHKPLRAIPAFVLMLGLGLVVALPLTSRTSVLALLLVIPAVCIHQWRNHLKMLVGSLVLGTVVLGAGLYQLPQLQQKVETGVQELEKAEAGAVFKGSWVIRYYMYRDTGLMIADRPLTGWGIGGWTEQWHKRGPELFADSNMPHNDFLWVGSQGGLPALLSLLVIMAGAVWQAWKRPDIAGRYALAATLIALIASSVNSALRDAQIGLALLWISQVYLRLALESKDPAPWRDLWPWPGKPALAAQQA, from the coding sequence ATGCAGAGATCGCACATCGTTCGGCCCGCGGCCATGTTCTGGGGGCTGGTGGTGTTCATGCCGGTCGGCGTCACCTACCTGTCGGCCATTCTTCTTCTGCTCACGCTGATGCTGGCCGGCGACACGCGCGAACGCATCACGCGGCTGCGCGCCAACCCGCTGTGGTGGCCGGTGATGGCCTACCTGGCCTGGACCCTCCTCGTGCTGGCCTTCGGGCGGCACTATCCCGAAACCGGCTCCAACCTGTTCCACGGGGTGCGCATCGGCCTCACGATATTGATGGCGATGGCGCTCACGCGCGAGGAAGCGATATGGGCGCTGCGCGGCTTCCTGCTGATCGCGGCGCTGAACATTTTGCTGATCGTGCTCTATTACGCCATCGGCTTTCCGATCTGGTCGCCGCTGCGCGCGGTGGTCATGGAAGTGGGCAACAAGTCGATCAGCAATGCACTGCTGTTCAGCGTGGTCGCGTCCACGGCCGCCGTGTGGGGCATTGCGCAGATCGCCGCGCACAAGCCGCTGCGTGCCATTCCCGCCTTCGTGCTGATGCTCGGGCTGGGCCTGGTGGTGGCGCTGCCGCTGACCTCGCGCACCTCGGTGCTCGCGCTGTTGCTGGTGATTCCGGCCGTGTGCATCCACCAGTGGCGCAATCACCTGAAGATGCTGGTGGGCTCGCTGGTGCTGGGAACCGTGGTGCTCGGTGCCGGGCTCTACCAGTTGCCGCAACTGCAGCAAAAGGTCGAGACCGGCGTGCAGGAACTCGAGAAGGCGGAGGCCGGCGCCGTCTTCAAGGGCAGCTGGGTCATCCGCTACTACATGTACCGCGACACCGGCCTCATGATCGCCGACCGGCCGCTCACCGGCTGGGGCATCGGCGGCTGGACCGAGCAATGGCACAAGCGCGGCCCGGAGCTGTTTGCCGACTCGAACATGCCGCACAACGACTTCCTGTGGGTCGGCTCGCAGGGCGGACTGCCGGCCTTGCTGAGCCTGCTGGTCATCATGGCCGGCGCGGTCTGGCAGGCTTGGAAACGGCCCGACATCGCGGGCCGCTACGCGCTGGCGGCCACGCTGATCGCGCTGATCGCATCGAGCGTGAACTCGGCGCTGCGCGATGCGCAGATCGGCCTGGCACTGCTGTGGATCTCGCAGGTCTACCTGCGGCTGGCGCTGGAATCGAAAGACCCGGCGCCCTGGCGCGACCTGTGGCCGTGGCCAGGAAAACCGGCGCTTGCAGCACAACAGGCCTGA
- a CDS encoding beta-ketoacyl-[acyl-carrier-protein] synthase family protein, translating to MPSRIPPLQISAFTATSAVGVGKESLADALAQSRSGLRANDFGDAPLPTWIGRVDGLEEIRLPEALMPWDCRNNRLAWLGLHADGFIEAVAAAREKYGASRIALVMGTSTASIGETELAYTQLDAEGMFPVNQRRPAVHTPHSLAMFTAQVLGISGPSETISTACSSSAKVFASAERLIRLGLADAAVVGGADTLCGSVLFGFNSLELVSSEPCRPFDAGRKGISLGEAAGFALVERVQTGADAAPMHLLGYGEASDAHHMSTPHPEGLGAERALDEALARAGLAPEAIDYINMHGTASQKNDEVEGALVARRFPARTHASSTKGFMGHTLGAAGIVEAVISLLAIERGLMPGTVNTSTLDEGFGPQIKLQPAHGEVRYALSNSFGFGGNNCSLVFGKAEAA from the coding sequence GTGCCGTCCAGAATTCCCCCCCTTCAAATCAGCGCCTTCACGGCGACTTCGGCCGTCGGTGTCGGCAAGGAATCGCTCGCCGACGCGCTCGCGCAGTCGCGCAGTGGCCTGCGCGCCAACGACTTCGGCGATGCGCCGCTGCCCACCTGGATCGGCCGCGTGGACGGTCTCGAAGAGATCCGCCTGCCCGAAGCGCTCATGCCCTGGGACTGCCGCAACAACCGGCTCGCGTGGCTGGGCCTGCATGCCGACGGCTTCATCGAAGCGGTGGCCGCCGCGCGTGAAAAGTACGGCGCGTCGCGCATCGCGCTGGTCATGGGCACCTCGACCGCCAGCATCGGCGAGACCGAGCTGGCCTACACGCAGCTCGACGCCGAGGGCATGTTCCCGGTCAATCAACGCCGCCCTGCGGTGCATACGCCCCATTCGCTGGCGATGTTCACGGCGCAGGTGCTGGGCATCAGCGGGCCGAGCGAAACGATCTCGACCGCCTGCTCGTCCAGCGCCAAGGTGTTCGCCTCGGCCGAACGGCTGATCCGCCTGGGACTGGCCGACGCGGCCGTGGTCGGCGGCGCCGACACGCTGTGCGGCAGCGTGCTGTTCGGCTTCAACTCGCTCGAACTGGTGTCGAGCGAACCGTGCCGGCCTTTCGACGCCGGCCGCAAGGGCATCAGCCTGGGCGAAGCAGCGGGCTTTGCGCTGGTCGAGCGCGTGCAGACCGGTGCCGACGCTGCGCCGATGCACCTGCTGGGCTACGGCGAAGCGAGCGACGCGCACCACATGTCGACGCCGCACCCCGAGGGTCTGGGCGCCGAACGCGCGCTCGACGAGGCGCTGGCGCGCGCGGGCCTTGCCCCCGAGGCCATCGACTACATCAACATGCACGGCACCGCGAGCCAGAAGAACGACGAGGTCGAAGGCGCGCTGGTGGCGCGCCGCTTCCCGGCCCGCACGCACGCCAGCTCGACCAAGGGCTTCATGGGCCACACGCTGGGCGCCGCCGGCATCGTCGAGGCGGTCATCAGCCTGCTGGCGATCGAGCGCGGCCTGATGCCGGGCACCGTCAACACGAGCACGCTGGACGAAGGCTTCGGCCCGCAGATCAAGCTGCAGCCTGCACACGGCGAAGTGCGTTACGCGCTGTCCAACTCTTTCGGCTTCGGTGGCAACAACTGCTCGCTGGTGTTCGGCAAGGCGGAGGCCGCATGA
- a CDS encoding beta-ketoacyl synthase chain length factor produces MSAPTLYIEGPAFWTPTLPGWDVARAAFRGEGTLTDPPAKRPSPQVLAPAERRRAPDTVALALEVAAAAMVASGRNAADVPCVFTSAHGDLSINDYMCSTLSTDPKMLSPTKFHNSVHNAAVGYWTIGTGCMAASNAVSAYEHSFASGLLEAAVQCAADQEPVLLVGYDTPTVGPLTSVTDSRGLLAVALVIAHERTERTVASFDWSLASDAANAPAAPRSAAARTLIGINPMADALGLFEALAQVEGSTGTPIDLPLSDALALRLQLRPAG; encoded by the coding sequence ATGAGCGCCCCCACCCTCTACATCGAAGGCCCGGCCTTCTGGACACCCACGCTGCCGGGCTGGGACGTCGCGCGCGCCGCCTTCCGGGGCGAAGGCACGCTGACCGATCCGCCCGCCAAGCGCCCGTCGCCGCAGGTGCTGGCACCGGCCGAGCGGCGCCGCGCGCCCGACACCGTGGCGCTGGCCCTCGAAGTGGCCGCCGCCGCGATGGTGGCCTCGGGCCGCAACGCGGCCGACGTGCCCTGCGTGTTCACGTCGGCGCACGGCGACCTGTCGATCAACGACTACATGTGCAGCACGCTCTCGACCGATCCGAAGATGCTGTCGCCCACCAAGTTCCACAACTCGGTGCACAACGCGGCCGTGGGCTACTGGACCATCGGCACCGGCTGCATGGCGGCCAGCAACGCGGTCTCGGCCTACGAACACAGCTTTGCCTCCGGCCTGCTCGAAGCCGCGGTGCAGTGCGCCGCCGACCAGGAGCCGGTGCTGCTGGTGGGCTACGACACACCCACGGTCGGTCCGCTGACTTCGGTGACCGACAGCCGTGGCCTGCTCGCAGTGGCGCTGGTGATCGCGCACGAACGCACCGAGCGCACCGTGGCGTCGTTCGACTGGTCGCTGGCCAGCGATGCGGCCAACGCGCCGGCGGCACCGCGCTCGGCCGCCGCACGCACGCTGATCGGCATCAACCCGATGGCCGACGCGCTGGGCCTGTTCGAGGCGCTGGCGCAAGTCGAAGGCAGCACGGGGACACCGATTGACCTGCCGCTGTCGGATGCGCTCGCGCTGCGCCTGCAGTTGCGGCCCGCAGGCTGA
- a CDS encoding ABZJ_00895 family protein, whose product MTLRGLLCRFAAAYVVLLVVVAVVLNLAGASSHTSGNVAALLAAVTWVCMDFAKKNGRYFMPEEKKRAVLGMLVIDLAMQAAVTVAAGPLSGVPALSLGPTALVLLFVGVLHAAVIWFFVGFAGKQHAAAEARRNKNG is encoded by the coding sequence ATGACGCTGCGGGGCCTCCTGTGCCGCTTTGCGGCGGCCTACGTGGTCCTGCTGGTCGTCGTCGCCGTGGTGCTGAACCTGGCGGGCGCCAGTTCCCACACGAGCGGCAACGTGGCCGCCTTGCTGGCCGCCGTGACCTGGGTGTGCATGGATTTCGCCAAGAAGAACGGCCGCTACTTCATGCCCGAAGAAAAGAAACGCGCCGTCCTGGGCATGCTGGTCATCGACCTGGCCATGCAGGCGGCAGTGACCGTGGCCGCCGGCCCGCTCTCGGGCGTGCCGGCCCTGTCTCTCGGGCCGACAGCGCTGGTGCTGCTTTTCGTCGGCGTGCTGCACGCGGCGGTGATCTGGTTCTTCGTCGGCTTCGCTGGCAAGCAGCACGCGGCGGCCGAGGCCAGGCGCAACAAGAACGGTTGA
- a CDS encoding recombination-associated protein RdgC, with amino-acid sequence MSVFKNVIVYRIEPAWSQTLTEAEEGLGKQRFEPCTPSQEKSAGWSEPRGEANGPLVESIDGQWLVEYMIESKTLPGSVVRRKLDERCAQIEATTGRKPGKKEKKELKEDITLELLPMAFTRNARVAVWIDQAERRLVINSANAARADEVVTSLVKSLDGFAVSLINTQIEPAAAMAEWLLTQEPPAGFTIDRECELKASDESKAVVRYAKHPLDIEEVKQHITDGKRPTRLAMTWDDRVSFELTQGMLIRKIVFLEGTGDGAAGGKKEDNFDADVAIATGELGQMVPALLDALGGEAAFSAALPDEAPKPVAAAAKPTTTTPTDAVEAEEDAPF; translated from the coding sequence GTGTCCGTATTCAAGAACGTCATCGTCTATCGCATCGAACCTGCCTGGTCCCAAACACTGACCGAGGCAGAAGAAGGGCTCGGCAAGCAGCGCTTCGAGCCTTGCACCCCTTCGCAGGAAAAATCCGCCGGCTGGTCCGAGCCCCGCGGCGAGGCCAACGGCCCGTTGGTCGAATCCATCGACGGCCAGTGGCTGGTCGAGTACATGATCGAGAGCAAGACGCTCCCCGGCTCCGTGGTGCGCCGCAAGCTCGACGAGCGCTGCGCGCAGATCGAGGCCACCACCGGCCGCAAGCCCGGCAAGAAGGAAAAGAAAGAGCTCAAGGAAGACATCACCCTGGAGCTGCTGCCGATGGCCTTCACGCGCAATGCGCGCGTGGCGGTGTGGATCGACCAGGCCGAGCGCCGCCTCGTCATCAACAGCGCCAATGCGGCGCGCGCCGACGAAGTGGTCACCAGCCTCGTGAAGTCGCTCGACGGCTTTGCCGTGAGCCTCATCAACACGCAGATCGAACCGGCCGCCGCCATGGCCGAATGGCTGCTGACGCAGGAGCCGCCGGCCGGCTTCACCATCGACCGCGAGTGCGAGCTGAAGGCTTCGGACGAATCGAAAGCCGTGGTGCGCTACGCCAAGCACCCGCTGGACATCGAGGAAGTCAAGCAGCACATCACCGACGGCAAGCGCCCCACGCGCCTGGCCATGACCTGGGACGACCGCGTGTCCTTCGAGCTGACGCAGGGCATGCTGATCCGCAAGATCGTGTTCCTCGAAGGCACGGGCGACGGCGCCGCGGGCGGCAAGAAGGAAGACAACTTCGACGCCGACGTGGCGATTGCCACGGGCGAGCTGGGGCAGATGGTGCCGGCGCTGCTGGATGCACTGGGTGGCGAAGCGGCGTTCTCGGCCGCGCTGCCTGACGAAGCACCGAAGCCTGTTGCTGCAGCGGCCAAGCCGACCACCACAACCCCGACCGATGCCGTCGAGGCAGAAGAAGACGCGCCGTTCTAA